From a single Polyangiaceae bacterium genomic region:
- a CDS encoding methylated-DNA--[protein]-cysteine S-methyltransferase encodes MLAHIVIDTPLGKTKLVATDSALVAIVLPGQHKPLDSREAQGHPLLLRAARELREYFAGKRRDFTVPIAPQGTPFQQRVWSELARIPYGQHRSYGDLATSLGKPAAARAVGRANALNPLAIVLPCHRVIGKDGSLTGFAGGIDKKRWLLAHEARNPRGLFVGPARSPARSGSSAPKRP; translated from the coding sequence ATGCTGGCTCACATCGTGATCGACACGCCGCTGGGCAAAACCAAGCTCGTTGCCACGGACAGCGCCCTCGTTGCCATCGTGCTGCCCGGGCAGCACAAGCCGCTCGACAGCCGCGAAGCTCAGGGTCACCCGCTGCTGCTGCGCGCCGCCCGTGAGCTCCGGGAGTACTTCGCCGGCAAACGGCGCGACTTCACCGTCCCCATCGCTCCCCAGGGCACTCCGTTCCAGCAACGCGTGTGGTCCGAGCTGGCACGCATTCCCTATGGACAGCACCGGAGCTACGGCGACCTCGCCACGTCCCTCGGCAAGCCCGCCGCTGCGCGCGCCGTGGGCCGGGCCAACGCGCTCAATCCACTGGCCATCGTGTTGCCCTGTCACCGCGTCATCGGTAAGGACGGCAGCCTGACGGGCTTTGCGGGGGGCATCGACAAGAAGCGCTGGCTCCTGGCCCACGAAGCTCGAAATCCTCGAGGATTGTTTGTCGGGCCGGCGCGATCCCCGGCACGCTCGGGAAGCTCGGCCCCCAAACGTCCGTAA
- a CDS encoding DNA-3-methyladenine glycosylase 2 family protein — MTLDADTCYRALTSRDGRFDGVFFVGVETTGVYCRPICPARTPGRGRCVFFARAAEAERAGFRACFRCRPELAPGLASVDKVSRLAARAAELIDAGYLNEHSVEELAKLLNVTARHLRRCLESELGVAPVELAQTRRLAMAKQLLADSRLPLTQVAFASGFSSVRRFNSAVRERFGRAASELRSETGTSGDGIPLRLDYRPPFDFERSLAFLRARAIPGVERVSDGEYTRSVVVDGKVGVVSVRHHSRRAALVAQVSPSLAPKLMFVAQRLRALFDLNARPEQIARHLSRDRRLAPLVKRYPGLRIVGAFSGYETAVRVILGQQVSVAAATTLSGRLLERFGTESEVGRVFPEPLVLAKASARQVRAVGVTEARAKTLVELSRAVAEGRIDLTAGEPTTLVQELLAVPGIGPWSAHAITLRALCWPDAFPSGDLALRRALGVDSARAAEVRAEGWAPWRAYAAMLLWRASAEGR; from the coding sequence GTGACCCTGGACGCCGACACTTGCTACCGCGCTCTCACCAGTCGAGACGGGCGCTTCGACGGCGTGTTCTTCGTGGGCGTGGAGACCACCGGCGTCTACTGCCGGCCGATATGCCCCGCGCGCACTCCGGGCCGCGGTCGCTGCGTGTTCTTCGCCCGCGCCGCGGAAGCGGAACGTGCCGGGTTTCGCGCCTGCTTCCGCTGTCGGCCGGAGCTGGCCCCCGGGCTCGCGAGCGTCGACAAGGTGTCGCGGCTGGCCGCCCGCGCCGCCGAGCTGATCGACGCCGGCTACCTCAACGAGCACTCCGTGGAGGAGCTGGCCAAGCTCTTGAACGTGACCGCTCGCCATCTCCGTCGCTGCCTGGAGAGCGAGCTCGGGGTCGCCCCGGTGGAGCTGGCGCAGACCCGCCGCTTGGCCATGGCCAAGCAGCTCTTGGCGGACAGCCGCTTGCCACTGACGCAAGTCGCCTTCGCGTCGGGGTTTTCCAGCGTCCGGCGATTCAACTCGGCGGTGCGGGAGCGCTTCGGGCGGGCGGCATCGGAGCTGCGCAGCGAAACGGGCACCTCGGGGGATGGCATTCCGCTGCGTCTCGACTATCGACCGCCCTTCGATTTCGAGCGCTCCCTGGCGTTCTTGCGCGCTCGCGCCATTCCCGGCGTCGAGCGAGTGAGCGACGGCGAGTACACGCGCTCGGTCGTGGTCGACGGCAAGGTGGGCGTCGTCTCCGTGCGCCATCACTCGCGTCGCGCCGCGCTCGTGGCCCAGGTGTCCCCGAGCTTGGCGCCCAAGCTCATGTTCGTGGCACAGCGGCTTCGGGCCCTCTTCGATCTGAACGCGCGTCCGGAACAGATCGCCCGGCACCTGTCGCGGGATCGCCGCCTCGCCCCGCTCGTGAAGCGCTACCCAGGGCTGCGTATCGTGGGCGCCTTCTCCGGCTACGAGACCGCAGTGCGCGTCATCCTCGGACAGCAAGTGTCCGTGGCTGCCGCCACCACCCTGTCCGGTCGCTTGCTGGAACGCTTCGGCACCGAGTCCGAGGTCGGTCGCGTGTTTCCGGAGCCGCTGGTGCTCGCCAAGGCCAGCGCTCGTCAAGTGCGCGCGGTGGGCGTGACGGAAGCGCGCGCCAAGACCCTCGTCGAGCTCTCCCGCGCCGTCGCCGAGGGACGCATCGATCTGACCGCGGGGGAGCCCACGACGCTGGTGCAGGAGCTACTAGCAGTGCCCGGCATCGGTCCTTGGTCCGCCCACGCCATCACTCTCCGCGCCCTCTGTTGGCCGGATGCGTTTCCGAGCGGGGATCTCGCTCTGCGTCGCGCCCTCGGGGTCGACTCCGCGCGCGCGGCCGAAGTGCGAGCGGAAGGCTGGGCGCCCTGGCGCGCTTACGCGGCAATGCTCTTGTGGCGCGCAAGCGCCGAAGGAAGATGA